Proteins co-encoded in one Medicago truncatula cultivar Jemalong A17 chromosome 8, MtrunA17r5.0-ANR, whole genome shotgun sequence genomic window:
- the LOC25501293 gene encoding transcription factor SRM1, whose product MDEVSSEWSSEQNKLFEYALANYPDDVVDRWEKIAAGVPGKTLEQIKHHYEVLVDDIHNIESGFVPLPDYDSFSNSTKCTIVKKGTKASGSYHWTEDEHRLFLMGVEKYGKGKWKKISENYVVTKTHTQIASHAQKYFKGLNSTKEKKERRRSSRHDVTYVENGDISAPHGAITGQASDYARQSATQTPQAPSAGTRTLNDPPVPPAGMYVVTPPSGVGVYAAHRIGQPIGGRNCTPGQMAYGIGPVSWTSMPGVPMNLGPMTFPMQNTYAHL is encoded by the exons ATGGATGAAGTGAGTAGTGAGTGGAGCAGCGAGCAGAATAAATTGTTTGAATATGCATTGGCCAATTATCCTGACGATGTTGTGGATCGATGGGAGAAGATTGCGGCCGGTGTGCCTGGGAAAACTTTGGAACAAATTAAACATCACTATGAGGTTTTGGTAGATGATATTCACAACATTGAATCTGGTTTTGTGCCTCTACCAGATTATGATTCTTTTTCAAACTCAACAAAGTGTACTATTGTTAAAAAGGGAACTAAGGCTTCCGGTTCTTATCATTGGACAGAAGATGAACACAG GTTATTTCTTATGGGTGTGGAGAAGTATGGAAAGGGTAAATGGAAAAAAATCTCAGAGAATTATGTGGTGACAAAAACACATACACAAATAGCAAGTCATGCTCAAAAATACTTCAAAGGTCTGAATTCAAcgaaagagaagaaagaaagaaggcGATCCAGCAGACATGATGTCACATATGTCGAAAATGGAGACATTTCAGCACCTCATGGAGCAATTACCGGTCAAGCAAGTGATTATGCAAGACAATCAGCCACACAAACTCCTCAAGCTCCATCTGCTGGTACCAGAACTTTAAATGATCCACCAGTTCCACCTGCCGGAATGTATGTTGTGACCCCGCCTTCTGGAGTCGGAGTTTATGCTGCTCATAGGATCGGGCAACCTATAGGAGGACGGAATTGCACTCCCGGACAGATGGCTTATGGTATTGGACCAGTTTCTTGGACAAGTATGCCAGGGGTACCAATGAACTTGGGTCCTATGACATTTCCCATGCAAAATACATATGCTCACTTATGA